The following are encoded in a window of Staphylococcus piscifermentans genomic DNA:
- a CDS encoding IS3 family transposase yields MRKEKDYQLNHVLEVANIAKSVYHYWKYNLGMKEEKDAPLIKLIKQIIEKHNNRVGYRRITLELKEMGHKINHKKVLRLTKENNLLCTKFSHKSRSYKSYKGNTGEITKNILNRRFMSDRPYQKLLTDITQFNIMNTNTKLYLSPVLDVFSKEIIAYSISKNPTLDLAMSSLDEAILNIPQLNYRTTVHSDQGWHYQHKLWVETLKNHRIFQSMSRKGNCYDNSPMENFFGLLKQEMFYGEEFSSYEELELEIHKYIEYYNNVRRKINLKGKTPVEYRNLALKEIV; encoded by the coding sequence TTGAGGAAAGAAAAGGATTATCAGCTGAATCACGTTTTAGAAGTCGCTAATATCGCTAAAAGTGTCTATCATTATTGGAAGTATAATTTAGGTATGAAAGAAGAGAAAGATGCTCCGTTGATTAAATTGATTAAACAAATCATTGAAAAGCATAATAACCGAGTAGGTTATCGCAGAATTACCCTGGAACTTAAGGAAATGGGTCATAAAATTAATCATAAAAAGGTCTTGAGACTAACAAAGGAAAATAATCTTTTATGTACAAAGTTCAGTCATAAAAGCAGAAGCTACAAGTCTTATAAAGGCAATACTGGAGAAATCACTAAAAATATACTGAATCGCAGATTCATGTCTGATAGACCTTACCAAAAATTATTAACAGATATTACTCAATTCAATATCATGAACACTAATACTAAACTCTATTTATCACCTGTTTTAGATGTGTTTTCAAAAGAAATTATTGCTTATTCTATTAGCAAAAATCCAACTTTGGATTTAGCGATGTCATCTTTAGACGAAGCTATTTTAAATATTCCGCAATTAAATTATCGAACTACAGTTCATTCTGATCAGGGTTGGCATTATCAGCATAAACTTTGGGTGGAAACCCTTAAAAATCATCGTATTTTTCAAAGCATGTCTCGAAAAGGCAATTGTTATGATAATTCTCCCATGGAGAATTTCTTCGGATTATTAAAGCAAGAGATGTTTTATGGAGAAGAATTTAGCTCTTATGAAGAGTTGGAATTAGAAATACACAAATATATTGAATACTATAATAATGTAAGAAGAAAAATAAATTTAAAAGGCAAGACTCCTGTTGAATACAGAAATCTTGCCTTAAAAGAAATAGTCTAA
- a CDS encoding PstS family phosphate ABC transporter substrate-binding protein: MKKWQVLGTTVIGASLLLGACGNGGNGGGDSKESDAKGEVKGDGSSTVGPIVEVLNEKFNKKYPNITVSSATSGTGGGFEKFIAGETDFSNASRPIKPEEKKKLDDKNVKFSDFKIAQDGVTIAVNKDNDFVKELTIDDLKKIYSGQAKTWKDVNPKYPAKEIKAFSPDQSHGTYDFFSEEVMDKGDIKAEKNADTNVIVQSVKNNKEGIGYFGYNFYEQNKDKLKEVKIKGKDGKAIEPTKKTIQDSSYALSRPLYIYTNDKKLKDNKAFGTFMKFVLEDKGKSAEKAGYVALPKKDYDDQLKKLKDLTK, from the coding sequence ATGAAAAAGTGGCAAGTATTAGGAACTACAGTAATTGGTGCTTCATTATTATTAGGTGCATGTGGCAACGGCGGTAACGGCGGCGGAGACAGCAAGGAAAGTGACGCTAAAGGAGAAGTAAAAGGTGACGGTTCTTCAACTGTAGGACCAATTGTCGAAGTTTTAAATGAGAAATTTAATAAAAAATATCCAAACATTACTGTATCATCTGCAACATCAGGTACTGGCGGCGGATTTGAAAAATTCATTGCTGGTGAAACGGACTTCTCAAATGCTTCACGTCCTATCAAACCTGAAGAGAAAAAGAAATTGGATGATAAAAATGTTAAATTCAGCGACTTCAAGATCGCTCAAGACGGTGTAACAATCGCAGTTAACAAAGACAACGATTTCGTTAAAGAATTAACAATCGATGATTTGAAAAAAATCTACTCTGGACAAGCTAAAACTTGGAAAGATGTAAACCCTAAATACCCAGCTAAAGAAATTAAAGCATTCTCACCTGACCAATCACATGGTACTTACGACTTCTTTAGTGAAGAAGTAATGGACAAAGGCGATATCAAAGCTGAGAAAAACGCTGATACAAACGTAATCGTTCAATCAGTTAAAAACAATAAAGAAGGTATTGGTTACTTCGGTTATAACTTCTATGAACAAAATAAAGATAAATTGAAAGAAGTTAAAATCAAAGGTAAGGACGGTAAAGCAATTGAACCAACTAAGAAAACAATCCAAGATTCTTCATACGCTTTAAGTCGTCCATTATATATCTACACTAACGATAAGAAATTGAAAGACAACAAAGCATTTGGCACATTCATGAAGTTCGTACTTGAAGATAAAGGTAAATCAGCTGAAAAAGCTGGATACGTTGCACTTCCTAAAAAAGACTATGATGACCAACTTAAAAAGTTAAAAGACTTAACTAAATAA
- the pstC gene encoding phosphate ABC transporter permease subunit PstC — translation MKSQGSVREMIANNQKKKKGLSDKIVPIILAIIAIISILTTIGILVTLLTETITFFTRVSLTEFLFTKDWNPFSSTPKYGIWALILGTLKVTFIATIFAVPVGLGAAIYLSEYASTRMRKIIKPILEILAGIPTIVFGFFALTFVTPMLRHVFPDLGSFNSISPGLVVGVMIIPLITSLSEDAMASVPNKIREGALGLGATKFEVSLKVVLPAAVSGIVASIVLAISRAIGETMIVSLAAGSTPDPSFSLTGSIQTMTGYIVQVATGDATFGSDIYYSIYAVGFTLFLFTLVMNLISQWISKRFREEY, via the coding sequence ATGAAATCTCAAGGCTCTGTCAGAGAGATGATCGCAAACAACCAAAAGAAAAAGAAAGGGTTAAGCGATAAAATTGTACCGATTATTCTAGCAATTATCGCAATCATTTCTATCTTAACAACGATTGGTATTTTGGTCACACTCTTAACTGAAACAATTACATTTTTCACTCGTGTTTCACTCACTGAATTCTTATTCACTAAAGATTGGAATCCGTTCTCATCAACACCTAAATATGGGATTTGGGCATTGATTCTAGGTACTTTGAAAGTAACATTTATTGCTACAATTTTTGCAGTACCTGTTGGTTTAGGTGCAGCTATCTATTTAAGCGAATATGCATCAACACGTATGCGCAAGATTATTAAACCTATTTTAGAAATCTTAGCCGGTATTCCGACAATTGTTTTTGGTTTCTTCGCATTAACTTTCGTAACACCGATGTTGCGCCACGTTTTCCCAGACTTAGGAAGCTTTAACTCTATCAGTCCTGGTTTGGTAGTTGGGGTTATGATTATTCCATTAATCACAAGTTTAAGTGAAGACGCAATGGCTTCTGTGCCTAATAAAATCCGTGAAGGTGCACTAGGCTTAGGCGCAACAAAATTCGAAGTATCCTTAAAAGTGGTATTACCAGCAGCAGTTTCTGGTATTGTCGCATCAATTGTCTTAGCAATCTCAAGAGCAATCGGTGAAACAATGATTGTATCATTAGCAGCAGGTAGTACTCCGGACCCATCATTCAGCTTAACTGGTTCTATCCAAACTATGACAGGTTATATCGTACAAGTAGCAACTGGTGATGCGACATTCGGATCTGATATTTATTACAGTATTTATGCAGTAGGGTTCACACTCTTCCTCTTTACACTTGTAATGAATTTAATTTCTCAATGGATTTCAAAACGCTTCAGAGAGGAGTATTAA